Genomic window (Paraburkholderia phenazinium):
GTGACCCGCGCCCTCGATGATCTTTTCGCGCCAGTTGGGAAACGCGCTGAAACGCGCCTTGAACTCGTCGAGCGGCACGTCGCCGGCAATCTGTGCGAGGGTCGGCGAGCCGGCGGCCTCGACGTGCAGCACCTTGGCGCGAACGTTAGCCCAGACCGCCATGATTTCGTCGAGGCGATACAGGAGCGGGCTGCGCAGCTTGTGCGCCGGATCCGCCTGCAACATGAAGCCGCCCGCGCCGTCCGGTTTCGACCAGTGCTCGGCCAGAAAGCGTGCGCGCTGCGGCGCGAGGCGCGGGTTGGTCTTCGTCAGACGCGCCGCGACCTCGTCGAGCGAGGCGTACCGCTTCAATTGCGGCGGCTCGCGCAATTCGTCGAGCCAGCTACGCAAACGCTTTGGCGACTGGCTGGCCTTCGCCGCCGCGAGGCCGAAGCCTTCCAGGTCCACCACCCGCCGGACCCGCTCCGGGCGCGCCCCGGCATAGAGGCAAACCACGTTCGCGCCCATGCTGTGCCCCACCAGGTTCACTTCGCCGGACGGCGCGTAGTGGTCGAGCAGCGCGTCGAGATCCGCCACGTAGTCCTGAAACCAGTAGCTGCCGCCGCCGCGCTCCGCCACCGGCCAGTCGGACAGGCCAAAGCCCCGGGCGTCCGGTGCGATCACCTGCCAGTCGCCGCCGAGCGCGTCCACCACGAACTGGAACGACGCCGCGACGTCCATCCAGCCGTGCAGCATGAACAGCGTCGGGGCGCCGGGATTGCCCCAGCGGCGCACGTGCAGACGCACGCCGCGCACGGAGATGAAGTCGGATTCGGGAGTGTTCATGAGCGGGCTGCGCCAGAAAAAAGAATGATCGTTCGATTATAACGAGATAGACGGCGAACGGAAGACGCGGCGCAAGTCAGCGGGAAAGCGCCGGGTGGTCGCCGGGTGGTCAAAAGTAGGTACGGGGGAAGGTACGGCCCGTCGGCGGACCGCTTACTCCGCGGCCGGCGGCCGCTCCTCGAGCCCCGCCAGGGCGGCCAGTTCCGCCTCGTCGAAACCGGCGTCGCGGCGCGCCTCAAAATTGAACGGGCCGCGTAATTTCGGTGCGTGATACTGGTCGGCAAGCTGAACGTAGGTGCTGTGCGGATCGAGACTGCCCTGTTCGCACAGGTGGCGAAACCAGCGGTTGCCGATCAGCACGTGGCCGATCTCGTCGCGCAGGATGACGTCGAGAATCGCCGCCGATTCGTGATCGCCCGCCTGCTGCAGCCGCGCGCGAATCGGCGGCGAGGCATCGAGGCCGCGCGCTTCGAGCGTGCGCGGCACCAGCGCCATGCGCGCCAGAACGTCGCCGCGTGTGCGCTCGCACATATCCCACAGGCCATCGTGGGCGGGAAAATCGCCGTAGGCATGACCGAATTCGGCAAGCCGGGCGACCAGCAGCGAGAAATGGTGGGCCTCTTCGGCCGCCACCTTGAGCCAGTCGGTGTAGAAGGCGGCCGGCATGCCGCCGAAGCGCCAGACGGCGTCAAGGGCGAGATTGATGGCGTTGAACTCGATGTGCGCCAGCGCGTGCAGCAGCACGGCGCGCCCCTCGGGCGATTGCATGCTGCGCCGGCCGAGCTTGCGCGGCTCGACCAGTTCGGGGCGTTCCGGCCGTCCGGGCAGGCCGGGCGGCTCATCGAGCGGCGAGGATGGCGAGCAGGCCGCGTCGCCCTGCAGCACGCTGGCGTACAGCGCCCGCACGGCGTCGGCCTTGGCGAGCGGATCGCACTGACGCAGCGCGCGCAGCGCCTCGGTGCGGGCACAGAAGGGTTCAGACGAAGGTTCAGACAAAGGTTCAGACGATGTGCGAGGCATGTCGGAAGCAGCAGAAACGGCGGAATTCATCGTGGCGGACTGGCAGCGTGGCGAGACAGGAAAGCGGCTGGGAAAGGAGCGGAAACCGGCCGGAGAACGCCCGGCGACTCGCCGAGCGCCGCGGCCCAACCGGCAGCATCAGGCGGGCCCATCCGCACAACCGTTTACAATACGCCATTCGAGCTTACGGCGCGGCCTTTGCACGGCCGTCACGCCCGCACCGACAGGACACACTATGGCAATTTACAAGCTGGGCGATGCAGCCCCTACCATCCACGAGAGCGTGTTCGTCGCGGATACCGCAACCATCATCGGCAAGGTCTCGCTCGAGGAAAATTCGAGCATCTGGTTCGGCGCGGCGATCCGCGGCGACAACGAACTGATTTCGGTCGGCCAGGGCAGCAACGTCCAGGAAGGCGCCGTGCTGCATACCGATCCCGGCTACCCGCTCACCATCGAAGCCAACGTGACGATCGGCCATCAGGCCATGCTGCACGGCTGCACCATCAAGGAAGGCGCGCTCGTCGGAATTCAGGCGGTGGTCTTGAATGGTGCGGTGATCGGCCGCAACTGTCTGGTCGGAGCAGGCGCCGTCGTCACCGAGGGCAAGGTATTTCCTGACAATTCGCTGATTCTGGGCGCGCCGGCCAAGGTTGTGCGCGAACTGACGGAAGCCGACATCGCCGGCATGCGCCGTAACGCGGCCAATTACGCCGAACGGCGCGCATTTTTCAAGGCGCAGCTCGTGCGTATCGGCTAGGCATGCCGCACGCGCAGCACTGAGCTGTGCCATTCGACCGAGGAAAAGTTGTGAACGACCAGTTGCAAAAATTCATGTTCAGCGCAGCGCCGGTGCGCGGCGAGATCGTTTCGCTGCGCAATACGTGGCAAGAAGTGCTGACCCGCCGCGACTATCCGGCGCCGGTGCGCACGATACTCGGCGAAATGATGGCCGCGTGCGCGCTGCTGTCGGCGAACCTGAAGTTCGACGGTACGCTCATCATGCAGATTTTCGGCGACGGTCCGGTCAAGATGCTGGTGGTGCAATGCAGCTCGGATCTCTCGATGCGCGCCACCGCCAAGTTTTCCGGCGAAGCGGACAGCACCATCGGCGACGACACGACGCTCATCGAACTGGTCAACGCCAGCGGCCACGGCCGCTGCGTGATCACGCTCGACCCGCGCGTCAAGCAGCCGGGCCAGCAGCCCTATCAGGGCATCGTGCCGCTGTCGGGCCTCGACGGTCCGCTCAAGTCGATGTCGGAGGTGCTCGAGCATTACATGCACCACTCCGAGCAGCTCGACACGCGCCTGTGGCTCGCGGCCAATACCGAACGCGCCGTCGGCATGCTGCTGCAGAAGCTGCCCGGCGACGGCGGCATCGTCCCGCACCCGGGCGAGCTCGACGTCGACACCTGGGAGCGCGTCTGCACGCTCGGCGGCACGTTGTCGCAGGACGAACTGCTCAAGGAAGAGCCGGAGACCGTCTTCCGGCGCCTGTTCTGGCAAGAAAACGTTCAGCATTTCGAACCGGCGCCGGCGCGCTTCGAATGTAGCTGCTCGCGTGAGAAGGTCGGAGCGATGCTGAAAATGCTCGGCCGCGAAGAGGTGGACAGCGTGATCGAAGAGCGCGGCCACGTCGAGATTCACTGCGAGTTCTGCAACCAGCGCTATGAGTTCGATCCGGTCGATGTGGCGCAACTTTTTGTCGCCAGCGAGCTCTCACAAGGTGTCTCTCCCGCTGCGGACCAGCGGCATTAAGACGGGTCGATCGCGCCGCCTGACAACTGCAAGGCGGCGCGATATCGTGGAACATGGGTGGCGCCCTCTGCTCGCGGTTTGCTTAGGGGTGCGACCGATGGAGGTCAAAAACAATGAACAACCCTACTCCGTTACTGCAAACCCTTCGTGCGTGCGTCGCGCTATCTCTGGTGTCCGGTACGGCGCTGCTGACCGGTTGCGTGATGGACCCGCCGGGTCCGTCGCCGATCTACAGCCGTCTGCCGGCCGACCAGTCCGGCTTGCCCAACGGCACGCGTCCGCTGACTGAAGAAGAACGCCAGCGCTACGACGCCATCGACAAGCAGGTCATGGCCGACCAGAACCAGGCCATCGCGGCCGATAACGCCGCCCAGGCCTGGGCGCGCTACTACACGCCTCCGGTGACGGTCTATGGCGGGTACTACGGCGGCGGCTGGGGCCCCGGCTGGGGTGGTGGCGTGGGCTACGGCTATGCGCCGGGCTGGGGATGGGGCTGGTGATGTGCCACTAAGTGGCGTCGGCGTCATTGAGGCTTGCCGCCTCAATGCGCCGGCTTCTTCTCTTTCGAACTCTTGTCCTTCGCGTCCTTGCCGGCGTGCTTGCGATCCGGCTTCGCCCGCGATTCCGGATTCGGCACCACGCGCACCGGCGCGGCCGAGACCTCGCCACGCGTCGAGGTCGTCACCGAGGCGTTATTCGGCGTCGGCAACGGTGCGTTGGGCGAGACGAACTGCACGAACACCTCGCCGTCCTTCACCATCCCCATCTCGTAGCGCGCGCGCTCTTCCACCGCCGCAGTACCGTTCTGCAGATCCTGCACTTCGCCCGCGATGCGTTCGTTGCGCAGCTTCTCGTCGGCGTTCTTCTGCACCTGCTGCGCCAGTTCGCCTTGCAGTTCATGGACGCGCAGCCAGCCGCCATGCCCCCACCAGAGCGGGTACTGGATCAGCGCCAGCAGTACGATCAGGACAGCAGTGACAAGCCGCATGAAGTAAGCACAATAAATACACGCCGCCCTGCGCTATACGCAGGGCGGCGTGCTGAATCAGAAACGAAAGAGAACCGGCTCAACGGTCAAAACCCGCGCTCAAGCCTGGATGGCTGAGCTTGGCGTTCAACGCAGATTGTAGAACGCCGACTTGCCCGGGTAGCTGGCGATATCGCCCAGGTCCTCTTCAATACGCAGCAACTGGTTGTACTTCGAGATCCGGTCGCTACGCGACAGCGAACCCGTCTTGATCTGGCCGGCGTTCAGGCCCACGGCGATATCGGCAATCGTCGAATCTTCCGTTTCGCCCGAGCGGTGCGAGATCACGGCGGTGTAGCCGGCGCGCTTGGCCATTTCGATCGCGGCGAAGGTCTCCGTCAGCGTACCGATCTGGTTGATCTTGATCAGGATCGAGTTGGCGATGCCCTTGTCGATGCCTTCCTTCAGGATGCGCGTGTTGGTGACGAACAGGTCGTCGCCCACCAGTTGGATCTTCTTGCCGAGCTTGTCGGTCAGGATCTTCCAGCCGGCCCAGTCGCTTTCGTGCATGCCGTCTTCGATCGAGACGATCGGGAACTTGTCGGCCAGATTCGCCAGATAGTCCGCGAATTCCGTCGACGACAGTTGCAGGCCTTCGCCCGCCAACTGGTACTTGCCGTCGTGGTAGAACTCGCTCGCGGCGCAGTCCAGTGCCAGCAGCACGTCTTCACCGGCGCGGTAGCCGGCTTTCTCGATGGCTTGCAGAATCGTGGACAGGCATTCGTCGTTGCTGCCGAAGTTCGGTGCGAAACCGCCTTCGTCGCCCACCGCCGTGCTCATGCCGCGGTCGCTCAGGATCTTCTTCAGCGCGTGGAACACTTCGGCGCCGCAGCGCAGTGCTTCGCGGAAGGTCGGCTGGCTGACCGGCACGATCATGAATTCCTGGATGTCCAGGCTGTTGTTGGCGTGCGCGCCGCCGTTGACGATGTTCATCATCGGCACCGGCAGTTGCATCGCGCCCGAGCCGCCGAAGTAGCGGTACAGCGGCAGGCCGGCTTCTTCGGCGGCAGCCTTGGCGACCGCCATCGACACAGCCAGCATCGCATTGGCGCCGAGGCGCGACTTGTTGTCGGTGCCGTCGAGTTCGAGCAGGGTCTTGTCGAGGAAAGCTTGCTCGGAAGCGTCGAGGCCCATGATCGCTTCGGAGATTTCGGTGTTGATGTGCTCAACAGCCTTCAGCACGCCCTTGCCGCCGTAACGGCCGGCTTCGCCGTCGCGCAGTTCGATCGCTTCGCGCGAACCCGTCGATGCACCCGACGGAACCGCAGCGCGGCCCATCGTGCCCGACTCGAGCAGCACGTCGCATTCGACGGTGGGGTTGCCTCGCGAATCGAGAATCTCTCGACCGATGATATCTACGATAGCACTCATGGTTTCCTCAAGAAATGACGTTGGATTCTTACGGTGAAACGGCGTCTGACGTACGAGGCGCAGCCTCTAAGCAGACACGTTGGACGACCATTGGGTTCAACTCGGGGTGTAAAGCGGATTCAGACGCGCCGCGTCGGCTTAGGGGTCGACACCGCGCGCGGACCTGCATCAGTTGAAATCGCTTTCGAGGAACGGCGTGCGCTTCACGGCCTGATCGAGCGTCAGCAAGGTCTCGAGCAGATCGGCCATGCGATGTAGCGGCACGGCGTTCGGACCGTCCGACATGGCCTTCGCCGGATTCGGATGGGTTTCCATGAAAAGCCCGGCGACGCCGACCGCCACTGCGGCACGCGCCAGCACCGGCACGAACTCGCGCTGACCGCCCGAGCTGGTGCCCTGCCCGCCCGGCAACTGCACCGAGTGGGTGGCGTCGAACACGACCGGCGCGTGGGTTTCGCGCATGATCGCAAGCGAGCGCATATCCGACACCAGGTTGTTATACCCGAACGACACGCCGCGCTCGCAAGCCATGAAGCGGTCTTCCGACAGACCGGCTTCACGTGCGGCGTCACGCGCCTTGTCGATCACGTTCTTCATGTCGTGCGGCGCGAGAAACTGGCCCTTCTTGATGTTGACCGGTTTGCCCGAACGCGCGCAGGCGTGAATGAAGTCCGTCTGGCGGCACAGGAACGCCGGCGTCTGCAGCACGTCGACCACCGAGGCGACCTGCTCGATCTCGTGTTCCGCATGCACGTCGGTCAGCACCGGCAGGCCGAGCT
Coding sequences:
- the ftsB gene encoding cell division protein FtsB; the protein is MRLVTAVLIVLLALIQYPLWWGHGGWLRVHELQGELAQQVQKNADEKLRNERIAGEVQDLQNGTAAVEERARYEMGMVKDGEVFVQFVSPNAPLPTPNNASVTTSTRGEVSAAPVRVVPNPESRAKPDRKHAGKDAKDKSSKEKKPAH
- the kdsA gene encoding 3-deoxy-8-phosphooctulonate synthase encodes the protein MKLGDFEIGLDKPFFLIAGTCVVESEQMTIDTAGRLKEICAKLNIPFIYKSSYDKANRSSGKSFRGLGMDEGLRILSEVKRQLGLPVLTDVHAEHEIEQVASVVDVLQTPAFLCRQTDFIHACARSGKPVNIKKGQFLAPHDMKNVIDKARDAAREAGLSEDRFMACERGVSFGYNNLVSDMRSLAIMRETHAPVVFDATHSVQLPGGQGTSSGGQREFVPVLARAAVAVGVAGLFMETHPNPAKAMSDGPNAVPLHRMADLLETLLTLDQAVKRTPFLESDFN
- a CDS encoding gamma carbonic anhydrase family protein, translated to MAIYKLGDAAPTIHESVFVADTATIIGKVSLEENSSIWFGAAIRGDNELISVGQGSNVQEGAVLHTDPGYPLTIEANVTIGHQAMLHGCTIKEGALVGIQAVVLNGAVIGRNCLVGAGAVVTEGKVFPDNSLILGAPAKVVRELTEADIAGMRRNAANYAERRAFFKAQLVRIG
- a CDS encoding ferritin-like domain-containing protein, producing the protein MNSAVSAASDMPRTSSEPLSEPSSEPFCARTEALRALRQCDPLAKADAVRALYASVLQGDAACSPSSPLDEPPGLPGRPERPELVEPRKLGRRSMQSPEGRAVLLHALAHIEFNAINLALDAVWRFGGMPAAFYTDWLKVAAEEAHHFSLLVARLAEFGHAYGDFPAHDGLWDMCERTRGDVLARMALVPRTLEARGLDASPPIRARLQQAGDHESAAILDVILRDEIGHVLIGNRWFRHLCEQGSLDPHSTYVQLADQYHAPKLRGPFNFEARRDAGFDEAELAALAGLEERPPAAE
- the eno gene encoding phosphopyruvate hydratase — encoded protein: MSAIVDIIGREILDSRGNPTVECDVLLESGTMGRAAVPSGASTGSREAIELRDGEAGRYGGKGVLKAVEHINTEISEAIMGLDASEQAFLDKTLLELDGTDNKSRLGANAMLAVSMAVAKAAAEEAGLPLYRYFGGSGAMQLPVPMMNIVNGGAHANNSLDIQEFMIVPVSQPTFREALRCGAEVFHALKKILSDRGMSTAVGDEGGFAPNFGSNDECLSTILQAIEKAGYRAGEDVLLALDCAASEFYHDGKYQLAGEGLQLSSTEFADYLANLADKFPIVSIEDGMHESDWAGWKILTDKLGKKIQLVGDDLFVTNTRILKEGIDKGIANSILIKINQIGTLTETFAAIEMAKRAGYTAVISHRSGETEDSTIADIAVGLNAGQIKTGSLSRSDRISKYNQLLRIEEDLGDIASYPGKSAFYNLR
- the hslO gene encoding Hsp33 family molecular chaperone HslO, encoding MNDQLQKFMFSAAPVRGEIVSLRNTWQEVLTRRDYPAPVRTILGEMMAACALLSANLKFDGTLIMQIFGDGPVKMLVVQCSSDLSMRATAKFSGEADSTIGDDTTLIELVNASGHGRCVITLDPRVKQPGQQPYQGIVPLSGLDGPLKSMSEVLEHYMHHSEQLDTRLWLAANTERAVGMLLQKLPGDGGIVPHPGELDVDTWERVCTLGGTLSQDELLKEEPETVFRRLFWQENVQHFEPAPARFECSCSREKVGAMLKMLGREEVDSVIEERGHVEIHCEFCNQRYEFDPVDVAQLFVASELSQGVSPAADQRH
- a CDS encoding alpha/beta fold hydrolase, giving the protein MNTPESDFISVRGVRLHVRRWGNPGAPTLFMLHGWMDVAASFQFVVDALGGDWQVIAPDARGFGLSDWPVAERGGGSYWFQDYVADLDALLDHYAPSGEVNLVGHSMGANVVCLYAGARPERVRRVVDLEGFGLAAAKASQSPKRLRSWLDELREPPQLKRYASLDEVAARLTKTNPRLAPQRARFLAEHWSKPDGAGGFMLQADPAHKLRSPLLYRLDEIMAVWANVRAKVLHVEAAGSPTLAQIAGDVPLDEFKARFSAFPNWREKIIEGAGHMVHHDQPEQVAALIEGFCA